ATGCCTATGTGCACCAAATGATTAAACCCTGtttggttaaataaataaattttctttAGCCGCTTCTTGAAACGAGTATTTCAAATGACATGTAAATCatataatatgaataaataaagagtaatacttaattacatctaaaaatagtagaaattgaCTTCTTGAATGGCGTTCATGGTAGGTACAttcgtgtttttttaatgcacttATCCTCACCACAGTTTCAACTTTATAAAggacaaattattttatgttaatgATCAcatctagggtttgcacgacggatccgaaatgtatgggaagatccgcggaccTGGAtgcagatccggataatttcatacattccggatccggattgcaaaccctaatcacATCGAATCGAGtgatacatattttaaaagacaaaataataataatactcacAGAGTGGTGCAATATATCGGAGGCTTAATTTTGTGAAGACATATGTAGGTGCGTCGTGCGTCTTGGTATGTCATACGGTATGGTGCCATTCAGGATCATCTCGTTTAGAAGTCATGACTcgtttacataattatgcacGATTTGCGCATCTTATTATTTCCTCGCACATGCGACGgcgaattatatttatatttttccgcAGTACTGTAAAACAAAAATGTGACTATTTATATGTGACGATTTCTATGCAATTCTGGCTCCAAACCACGTTGCTTTTAGTCTTACTCAAAATTTTCCTCACTAACTCCTAACTTATTTCCTAATTGTCCATTTACACTCAGTCTAGCCTAGGCACCATCTTCGTATATTTACTACAATAAATTATTACCTAAAACAGATTCTGCCCGTAGCCAATATATTGGACCTACGATTAATCCACGGATTATAACAACACAACATATATTACGTGTCTAGTATCAAAATTGCTATTTCTAACGCTTACAGTAAAAAACTCTAATTATCAACAAAACGCTAATcaattttacaaaatgtatttatttcaacaatttaataaacataACCGATATTTTCTTACAAGATCAACTGCTATTAGTAAGGTaggaatattttataaaaaattgaCTTTTTGCAACGTTAGTTGCAACATAtttcattttgtaaatattCTAACACCAACTGTATAAAAATTGGAGTCTAAGGGTCACCCCACCACCAAAATAGCGTCGCtggtcgctgcgcagttgcgccaatgttgcgtcgagcagctATCATAAAGTTGACTAAATAGAcgcgctcgggagacgctagtgagGGGTGGCTCTAAAACCTAACTGAAAGACAGATGGTGCCTAAGTCCTGAGTTTCAAGAGCAGCGCATGAAGCGCGCCAGCCCTATGCTAGGAGCATCCATGGCGTTGCATCCATCCAGTGTACCTCGCCACGTCGGCCTGTGAGACCGTACGGCGGGTCTTCTCAGTGGCGGCTACTAGGTCTTCTTTGGAGACGGGGGCTTCGAGTTCAGAGCGTTTGAGGTGGCGGATCTGGTCGGGGGACTTGCCGGCGATCTTGCGGCGCATTGTCATCATGGCTGCGTCTCTGGAAATTGTATTGCAGCATAAGTCCCTGTTGGACGGGTTGAGTCTGTCTCActcttgactgcacatttctaataggttttcctatcatctacaggtaaagaactatcccaccaaaaacattttcatgtaaaatgttgccaagacgaaaccataaggctcgcactgacaaaaagttatcagatctcttgtagagccaagcttctagcTCTACgagtacaagccctaacttcacaaactctacaccttagtcaaaatatgtggcttgaccgtttcgctttttttttttcaaaattttagacccagttgtttcggagataaaggggggttGGATggttggacagacagacagacagccgcacgagtgatcctataaggattccgttttttccttttgaggtacggaaccctaaaaacggtggGTTCTCAAAAGCGGGCGTAGGCGGTAATGAGTTAGACCATACCTGCAGAGGTTGCAGATGTCGGATCCGCTGTAGCCCTCCAGCTTGGCAGCTAGTTCCGCGAGATCCACGTTAGGATCCAGCACCACTTCCCGCAAGTTCAGCTTGAGTAGTTTCACACGAGTGCTCTCTGTAACAACCAAAAaccaaaatgtaggtataacagTTCCGTTATGTATTTACTGTCAGTAGAGGTGCGAGCTTGAAATAATATATTCCTCAAATATTGTAATGCCACACTAAAAAGGATTTGTCGAAATTCGATCCCAACTCCCAAGGGGGTGAAAATTGGGTTgacatttttaaataacataCCTACGGTCAGTCTTCCATTTATTTATACTCTAATAAAATTGACACAGTACTTAGTACGGTTACAGTAGTTTGTTCCAGTACAGTTTGAACACAAGGTCTGACGAAGAACAATCAATGTTACCCCGCTTGCTCAGCACGCCATCTCAGGCCATGaaaccattttttttctaaatttcgtGTTCAACTGTACTCtattgtattaaattattaaaagaaGTTTGAAATCCATCCATACCATCAGGCAGGCCAATGTAAATCCTCTTCTCGAACCTTCTGCGGAAAGCCTCGTCGATATCCCAGGGATGGTTCGTGGCCGCGAGCACCATGATGATCTTATCTCGGTGGCTGAAACATACCAATTCCTCGTATCCAGCCAGCTACAGGCAACATTGTATAGACCTATCTAATCTAcaaactacatttataattattttagtctTGGTACTATTGGTACAAGAGTTGAGAAAAGTATGATACTTATAAATAGTAAAGTCAAGTAGGTAGTTTAGAGTTTGTGTCATCAAAGCCAAATTATTATGATGATACttaattgttgttgttgtttcctTCAAGTGGGTAAAGAAAACGTGCCCCTTCCTAATTATCCAACAgacgaaattaaattttctcGTAAGTACGAAGAAAGACGTACCCTGCTCAGCTGCCTTCTAATTTAGGGAGTACTCccagtactggttttctatacaaacacAGTAccagaaccgggaattcccggttctcgccatacaaactcagtaccgggagcattccctatTCGAATTCAGTATGCATGATTTTTATTTGACACCCAGCAGACAGACCAATCAAAAGCTTTCTGTAAACCACACTTACAAGGCAGCAGCGAGTCCATCCATCTGTATCAGCAGTTCAGCTTTGAACCGACGCGAGGCCTCGTGTTCAGAATCAGCGCCCCGCACCGCGCACAGCGAGTCCACTTCGTCAAGGAATATCGTACTTGGGGCGTGGAAAGCAGCCTGTAAAGAATACACAATTTATCAGGTTCAGAATGTATTACAGCTTAAACATTTTCACAGCCAActcatattttttgtaacaaAGAGCTAGAATATTGTTTTGAACACAAAAAATTGCTTCGATAAACTGGAGTCGAACAGGAATCAGACCAGCTTCTCACATCTCCACGATACTTGGACGTACCTAAGTATACCTATGGCTGAAAAGATACATCGAAGAAGTTGACCTAAAGTTCGGTGCCCGATGACCACCATCCGCGGTAGCACCTTTAATCCCAATCTGAGATTGTGTACGAGTTTCGATTCTACAGTGGTTACTCATATGAGTACGTCTGAATGTCTGTCAAGTTAATCCAGTGACGAGCTCTTCACAACATCCATGCTGACAATACTTACCATATCGAAGAGTAGTCGAACCAGCTTTTCCGAATCTCCACGGTATTTTGAAGTGAGCGTTGCAGACGATACATTGAAGAAGGTAGTTCGGCATTCGGTGGCCACCGCCCTTGCGAGCAGCGTTTTGCCTGTACCCGGTGGTCCAGTCAGCAGCACTCCTTTCCATGGTCTTCGAATACCCTGAAATGATTTCCAAGCTAATGTTGTTGACATATAATAAACAAATGCGATGATCAAAATGTTGGTCTATAAGCAATTACCTTTTTCGTGTGAATGTTGCAAAAGTTAAGTAGCAAAAATGACTGGATATTATTGCAGAGATTATTgagttatataaaaatatagttaatatCGACATATTGTACACCCTGCGCAGCAGCGAACTTATTTCCGCTCATCATAATATTGATGGGGAAATGTAGAAATTGCTACTGTCAAGGCTTCTaaagtattgttttttttggaCCAGCATTTTTATTAGAATAAGGCGCATGGTAATAAATATTCACATGAATTAGAGCCTTATAATCATTGTGCCAGGCTCTCTAATAGCCGGCAATTAAgtgacattgaaaatattatagtCACGCAAACAAAACCTAACggtttaaaaattgtatattCTACATTCAAGTCTGCATCGTCTAACTAATACTTACGTATATAGCAAAACCTGATTTAATATGGGTAGTATTTTACCATCAATTTACTAAAATACATCAACCTTAAAGTTagataaaataatgaataggtacctactttaatatttcctaaactaactgtttttaatgttatttagcACTGTAAATCACTTGATGTATCTTATCAGCTCTGACCAATCATGTTTTCTTATTTTCTATTAACAAATACGTCTACTGAGTAAGCGTGAATGGGTAAACCCGAGCCAACCCAGGCACGATACCATCTATCACGCAAATCTCCAATTTACCGGAAAGTAGGCTAAGATTGCTGTTTCTTTGGGTCATTACGTACAATTTCGACTGTGCCACTTTTGTACGACAAATGTGAACCACTGCATCCATCAGAAAATTCTaaatcagaactacatacaatattatacaatttatatgtatttacgaAGGGAACGACTAAGTGGTTAccacagtgaaagcatataactggaaaccgcctttgggaacattaccgttcaaattctcgggccaaattagcacacatacacaattacgcctacatttaaaaagacgatacgtttacaaagcctgtctctattacactaacgtacacagctaagtgtagatgaaatgcatataatgtcaataactaccaatcagcgacattaatccgctaataaccttcttgctgtacgtactggccgctgagaattcgcggttcatatttgattagaatatgacttggacagggataggtttatgccatacattgaagaaccagtcaaataattcacgtataataatttaatgcagattaaaagataactagttaaaatgttgttatgaaattaaatgacagacaaactcaacataattaaatattcattgttgtataaatgtattccgctataataagtattttgtatattttatgatcaatctgtatggcagtgcgaagtcacgttcagagcccgtaccatgagtcactgacagtgtcaaaactgacatttacgctctcgagtacgtaatttactttctatacatctcgtttgcactaatatgcgagtacgagcgagatgtataggaagtaaattacgttctcgacggcgtttatgtcagtgccaaactgatggtagccgtactggtatagtctgtccgttttttcTAAGaacaagtacgccatagtaaatgtatggcgaacttgatcagaaatcggacaggctatacagcctgcaaaatttacatgggtacacgaatcgggtcaaaaacatttgaacaggcggagtcacaataaatccccattttcagttccaatggaaatattttatatgtatatagccggtcaagcaagtttgtcagtagaaaaaggcgtatAATTACAAtgttgtatgggaccataaccgttcgtgcgcttacattttctaaattcgccgctcttttctactgacggaaatggcttgagagagaacctacatatatgtgacagtagagggtggattcaaatgatcaacattttgagataatgtgtgtatttgttaaattaattcagtgaaagcgtgatagaaaaaaatgtatctacatataggagaccgggtatgattatctcacgggttatctcatgaattgtctgtggcgtttaaattgttttagtttttactctcggtgaaagttgataattggtataaggttaataaaactcatctctcacaaaatagtttgagattaatttggaaaaaataaaataaaaagtttattaactatgctttatatgacatccgcttagtatgacatgtttgttacttcccttcaatatcattataagcggattctactgtatatagaaaatacctaaaccaaacataagttaataaaatagtctacttcatttggcataaaaccatccctcttatcctcgcaatttaaaaagtcgtatgttgttatgaaagtcgtatgcagttgttacgttttagcttagcacggtagtattgaaaaaatgtcgtcatgtttattccaaattttactgaagttatctgtttactacaagtgaaaagtgattccactgtccttgatatgaactaaaacaacttctgcaccacttcacgacacatgaagacatttttaattacaaaaaaacgtagtttttataaaccaatttagccatccgtcactgactgtcatctcggccgcactgaagttgccaatcgaacagtctgtaagcaccgcctacaatcgaatactttacgttgggtcataattgagcggacagaatacttccatggtttatatgcgttcactgggtTACCACCACTAAATCTACCAGAACTTTAATTCAGCTGATAACTTGAAGAAACGTTTTAAATACATGTTACatacaacaaaaatagagcttacttttcgttttatttaataaacgt
This portion of the Cydia amplana chromosome 7, ilCydAmpl1.1, whole genome shotgun sequence genome encodes:
- the LOC134649565 gene encoding katanin p60 ATPase-containing subunit A-like 1 isoform X3 — encoded protein: MVLASFRRIWKTAMNFGFGDFLYPNVRGLRQYFEHEPHSPSSSFHHMARMMDRMMHESLQPFGFARMSTRSDKEPPRDGLRTERSDVRRQRAGQPDTHVATGTRHPPTQASSISSGRKTRSVERMPKTSRVRQLVPIKPMIRKHDVPNEGGDVTILEKDEKVFDATGYELHLVETLERDILQRNPDVRWRDVIGLDDAKSVLQEAMVLPLVMPDYFKGIRRPWKGVLLTGPPGTGKTLLARAVATECRTTFFNVSSATLTSKYRGDSEKLVRLLFDMAAFHAPSTIFLDEVDSLCAVRGADSEHEASRRFKAELLIQMDGLAAAFHRDKIIMVLAATNHPWDIDEAFRRRFEKRIYIGLPDESTRVKLLKLNLREVVLDPNVDLAELAAKLEGYSGSDICNLCRDAAMMTMRRKIAGKSPDQIRHLKRSELEAPVSKEDLVAATEKTRRTVSQADVARYTGWMQRHGCS